Proteins encoded together in one Chelonoidis abingdonii isolate Lonesome George chromosome 1, CheloAbing_2.0, whole genome shotgun sequence window:
- the TEX52 gene encoding testis-expressed protein 52 isoform X2, with translation MTTWAEREFLCKERHTAWPGFSPRAYHKLAVARPPCTDIKIKVRQNLRCPWEDTSRWHIWGYHTWLDVGRLPPLFPSRPDIPYDSNVWRWITAPRTYCMPQPPVPPPSEMDGNTYLKFIAQGALFLDKKHTERAVAQIQKELQECKRLKMMRECRAPPINSQRNILPPQDFNRYRHLTAGRGLQSLSVQLQPVRPATRDCWNWPCPSLQPHYQEAAQRLALRNSSPIYDELLQKYQELAVSGR, from the exons ATGACCACTTGGGCAGAGCGTGAGTTTTTGTGTAAAGAGAGGCACACCGCATGGCCAGGGTTTTCCCCAAGAGCTTATCATAAACTGGCAGTTGCGAGACCACCATGCACAGACATCAAGATCAAAGTTCGTCAGAACCTGCGCTGCCCCTGGGAAGATACTAGCCGCTGGCACATCTGGGGATACCACACCTGGCTGGATGTAGGGAGGCTGCCACCACTCTTCCCTTCAAGGCCGGACATACCTTATGACAGCAACGTGTGGCGATGGATTACTGCTCCCAGGACATACTGCATGCCCCAGCCGCCCGTTCCGCCTCCCTCAGAGATGGATGGGAACACTTACCTCAAGTTCATTGCCCAGGGAGCTCTGTTTTTAGACAAGAAACATACGGAAAGAGCTGTAGCCCAAATACAGAAAGAGCTACAGGAATGCAAGCGACTGAAGATGATGAGAGAGTGCCGAGCTCCCCCCATAAACAGCCAGAGAAATATTTTGCCTCCTCAGGACTTCAACCG ATACAGACACCTGACTGCAGGAAGAGGCCTGCAATCTCTCTCTGTCCAGCTGCAGCCAGTCAGACCTGCAACTAGAGACTGTTGGAATTGGCCTTGCCCCAGCCTCCAACCCCATTACCAGGAGGCAGCACAGAGACTTGCCTTGAGGAACAGCAGTCCAATCTATGACGAGTTGCTGCAGAAATACCAGGAGCTGGCTGTGTCTGGGAGATAA
- the TEX52 gene encoding testis-expressed protein 52 isoform X1 has product MTRTLGWLRSLLRAGFIKCFLPAFSQLGLVWDLLQMTTWAEREFLCKERHTAWPGFSPRAYHKLAVARPPCTDIKIKVRQNLRCPWEDTSRWHIWGYHTWLDVGRLPPLFPSRPDIPYDSNVWRWITAPRTYCMPQPPVPPPSEMDGNTYLKFIAQGALFLDKKHTERAVAQIQKELQECKRLKMMRECRAPPINSQRNILPPQDFNRYRHLTAGRGLQSLSVQLQPVRPATRDCWNWPCPSLQPHYQEAAQRLALRNSSPIYDELLQKYQELAVSGR; this is encoded by the exons TTCTCCCTGCTTTTTCCCAGCTAGGCCTTGTCTGGGATCTTTTGCAGATGACCACTTGGGCAGAGCGTGAGTTTTTGTGTAAAGAGAGGCACACCGCATGGCCAGGGTTTTCCCCAAGAGCTTATCATAAACTGGCAGTTGCGAGACCACCATGCACAGACATCAAGATCAAAGTTCGTCAGAACCTGCGCTGCCCCTGGGAAGATACTAGCCGCTGGCACATCTGGGGATACCACACCTGGCTGGATGTAGGGAGGCTGCCACCACTCTTCCCTTCAAGGCCGGACATACCTTATGACAGCAACGTGTGGCGATGGATTACTGCTCCCAGGACATACTGCATGCCCCAGCCGCCCGTTCCGCCTCCCTCAGAGATGGATGGGAACACTTACCTCAAGTTCATTGCCCAGGGAGCTCTGTTTTTAGACAAGAAACATACGGAAAGAGCTGTAGCCCAAATACAGAAAGAGCTACAGGAATGCAAGCGACTGAAGATGATGAGAGAGTGCCGAGCTCCCCCCATAAACAGCCAGAGAAATATTTTGCCTCCTCAGGACTTCAACCG ATACAGACACCTGACTGCAGGAAGAGGCCTGCAATCTCTCTCTGTCCAGCTGCAGCCAGTCAGACCTGCAACTAGAGACTGTTGGAATTGGCCTTGCCCCAGCCTCCAACCCCATTACCAGGAGGCAGCACAGAGACTTGCCTTGAGGAACAGCAGTCCAATCTATGACGAGTTGCTGCAGAAATACCAGGAGCTGGCTGTGTCTGGGAGATAA